A window of Bacillus toyonensis BCT-7112 genomic DNA:
TGCTTTCTAATTCATTCATATCTTCCTGTCTAATAAGTAAATTCACATTGTCATTCATTTTTTCTCGCCCGCGATATAAAAATATATTTTCTTTTGGATTTTCCCATGTTGATGTTTTATAGCCTTTCAATTCTTCGTATGAATAAAAGTTTAATCCGTCTACTACACCTTTTTCATATATTTTTACACTTTTAATAAGATGGATGGCTATTAAAGTCATAAAACAACTTGCTACAGCATAACTACCTGACTGAATGAGAAACTGTTCAAGTGTGCCAATATCACCACTTACATATTGAGCATATATATACATACATTGTCCAATGAAATATGCTGGTCCAAGTAATGCAACCCAACGTCTTTTCACCCGAGGATACATTGCAATGAGTTTTCCTGCGCTTTTTTTCATTTCATTTATTTTATATATCTTCCATAGAATAAAAAACAAAACACATAATGTAAAAACAAACATAATACATGACATCCAGTACATTCTTATTCTCTCCCCCTTACATCATTACATTTAAATTTTACATTTTATATACTTATAGTACATATGCAATTGTGCATAAAAAAACAGGTAACCTCTTCCGGTTACCTGCATTTCATTACATCTTCTCAATCCACTCCGTCAAGTTATGCACAACTTGCGTCGGTTGAACTTCGTATTCTGTTAACTTCTCCACAGTTGTGACTCCAGTGTGGACAAGAAGGGTATGCATACCAGCATTTACTCCCGCTAAAATGTCCGTATCGTAGTTATCCCCAACCATTAATGCCTCATCTTTTCCTATGCCAAGCACTTTTAATGCTTGTTCCATAATGATTGATTCTGGTTTTCCAATAAAGATTGGCTCCACACCTGTTGATACTGTAACAACTGATGTTAATGAACCGTTACCTGGTAATAATCCACGCTCAGTTGGAATAGCAATATCTCCATTTGTAGAAATAAACGTTGCACCGTTACGTACAGCAAGACATGCTTTTGCTAATTTTTCATATGTGATGTCGCGATCTAAACCAACAACAACGAAATCAGGGTTTTCATCCACAAGTTCAAATCCTTTTTCCACAAGAGCATCATGTAAGCCTTCTTCACCAATCATGTATACAGTTGCATCTTGTTTACGTTCATAAATGAAATTCGCTGTCGCCATACTCGTTGTGAATACTTGCTCTGCTTTCGCTGGAATATCGAAACGAACAAGTTTTTCTGCAACTTGTTCTGGTTTACGAGTTGAGTTATTCGTAACGAATAAATACGGAATGCCGCGCTCTCCTAATGCTTTCACGAAGTCGCTTGCTTCTTCAATTTGTTCTTCACCACGATACATCGTACCGTCTAAGTCAATTAAATAACCTTTAT
This region includes:
- a CDS encoding TIGR01457 family HAD-type hydrolase, with the translated sequence MYKGYLIDLDGTMYRGEEQIEEASDFVKALGERGIPYLFVTNNSTRKPEQVAEKLVRFDIPAKAEQVFTTSMATANFIYERKQDATVYMIGEEGLHDALVEKGFELVDENPDFVVVGLDRDITYEKLAKACLAVRNGATFISTNGDIAIPTERGLLPGNGSLTSVVTVSTGVEPIFIGKPESIIMEQALKVLGIGKDEALMVGDNYDTDILAGVNAGMHTLLVHTGVTTVEKLTEYEVQPTQVVHNLTEWIEKM